In the genome of Doryrhamphus excisus isolate RoL2022-K1 chromosome 11, RoL_Dexc_1.0, whole genome shotgun sequence, one region contains:
- the LOC131138426 gene encoding trafficking protein particle complex subunit 14-like isoform X1, with product MVQMMESQCEYFMYFPAVPITDLSDPARYRTLPRRSHLYLGETVRFLLVLRCRDARATPTEQGHAGDAPSAGFGTESSSSRAWRELAGSLCAVASVSPGESSRHRANQHYHDYASSGDEGADEGEEDYIAAAEAAIAALGSRMDSRCRPFRDCKPLLIHNSCGSAARDFRRVPLQSPLDDPVVLADEVIFPLTVSLDKLPVSTVKVKVMVTVWKKEAEQVEVQELGYLSVLQQRDPSHTFRHDLNTFKAQVSTTLTVLPPPAIRCKLMSVSGRHLAVLKVLNNSSQEEVSVRDVRILPDLNASYLPMMPDGSVLLVDNVCHHSGEVGMASFCKVDSVACCLPSMLGALEEHDFLFQLHLNDMPQDESNEGMEVPLVAVLQWSTPKMPFTNCIYTHYRLPSVRLDRPRFVMTASCPSTVNVKEHFKVKYVLLNNLQDFLSVRLVWTPEGRGQSEDATLAAVVCHTPFSNLGHCRKGSTLSFSVAFQILRPGLYELSQHMKLKLQFTASVANPPPDARPLSRKNSPSSPAVRDLLDRHQASLGRSQSFSHQQPSRSHIMRTGSAMERRAITPPVGSPVGRPLYLPPQDKSLLSLDKIAKRECKVLVVDPSHEGDV from the exons ATGGTGCAGATGATGGAGTCTCAGTGCgagtatttcatgtattttccgGCAGTTCCCATCACGGACCTGTCCGACCCGGCCCGGTACCGAACACTTCCCCGGCGGAGCCACCTCTATCTGGGGGAGACGGTCCGCTTCCTCCTGGTGCTGCGATGCAGGGACGCAAGGGCGACGCCGACCGAGCAGGGCCACG CAGGAGACGCTCCGTCAGCAGGTTTCGGGACCGAGTCGTCCAGCAGTCGGGCCTGGAGAGAGCTGGCTGGATCGTTGTGTGCCGTGGCCAGCGTGAGTCCAGGTGAGAGCAGCCGCCATCGGGCCAACCAGCACTACCACGACTATGCCAGCAGTGGGGACGAGGGTGCGGATGAGGGTGAGGAGGACTACATTGCGGCGGCTGAGGCAGCCATCGCGGCGCTGGGGAGCAGGATGGACTCGCGTTGTCGGCCCTTCCGAGACTGCAAGCCTTTGCTGATACACAACTCATGCGGCTCTGCGGCGAGGGACTTCCGCAGGGTGCCACTTCAG TCTCCACTGGACGACCCAGTAGTTCTGGCAGATGAAGTAATCTTCCCGCTCACGGTCTCCTTGGACAAACTCCCCGTCAGCACCGTAAAAGTCAAG GTGATGGTCACGGTGTGGAAGAAGGAGGCGGAGCAAGTGGAGGTGCAGGAGTTAGGCTACCTGAGTGTCCTACAGCAACGGGACCCATCACACACCTTCAGACACGACCTGAACACTTTCAAGGCTCAAG TGAGCACAACCCTCACCGTCCTGCCGCCACCCGCCATCCGCTGCAAGCTGATGAGTGTCTCAGGGCGCCATCTGGCTGTCCTCAAAg TGCTGAACAATTCATCACAGGAGGAGGTGAGTGTGCGGGATGTTCGTATTCTACCGGACCTCAACGCCTCGTACCTACCAATGATGCCCGACGGCTCTGTGCTACTGGTGGACAATGTGTG CCACCATTCTGGTGAGGTGGGCATGGCGTCTTTCTGCAAGGTCGACAGTGTGGCTTGCTGCCTTCCTAGCATGCTCGGTGCCTTGGAGGagcatgacttcctgttccagCTGCACTTGAACGACATGCCTCAGGATGAGTCCAATGAG GGGATGGAGGTTCCTCTCGTAGCTGTGCTGCAGTGGTCAACTCCCAAGATGCCATTCACCAACTGTATCTACACTCACTACAG GTTGCCTAGTGTCCGTCTGGACCGCCCAAGGTTTGTGATGACGGCCAGTTGTCCGAGCACCGTCAATGTCAAGGAGCACTTTAAAGTCAAATACGTACTGCTCAACAACCTGCAGGACTTCCTGTCGGTGCGACTTGTGTGGACTCCAGAAG gTCGTGGTCAGAGCGAGGACGCCACGCTGGCAGCGGTTGTCTGCCACACTCCCTTCAGTAACCTGGGCCACTGTCGCAAAGGAAGCACCCTGTCCTTCAGTGTGGCCTTCCAGATCCTCAGACCAGGACTGTATGAG CTGAGTCAGCACATGAAGCTCAAACTCCAGTTCACCGCATCTGTCGCTAACCCGCCGCCTGACGCTAGGCCGCTCTCAC GTAAAAACAGCCCATCCAGTCCGGCAGTCCGAGACCTGCTGGACCGTCACCAGGCCAGTTTGGGTCGATCCCAGTCCTTCTCCCACCAGCAGCCGTCTCGCTCCCACATCATGAG GACGGGCAGCGCCATGGAGCGGCGTGCCATCACACCTCCTGTGGGCTCTCCTGTGGGTCGGCCACTGTACTTGCCACCGCAGGACAAAAGCCTACTATCATTGGACAAGATCGCCAAGAGGGAGTGTAAAGTTTTGGTGGTGGATCCTAGCCACGAGGGTGACGTCTAA
- the LOC131138285 gene encoding odorant receptor 131-2-like, protein MAVSGLRSLREQEVCCCSWTFRVPCCLCVSMLRQALSQSNVTRLGLVERVLSCSIASLSFLVFLFINGIMMFTLRSKPVFRETSRYILLFHLLLADTLQMAITQLLYLMHMCRIIITYPQCGVLIMLAYLTNDISPLVLVVMSLERYVAVCHPLRHASIITAKNTGTVVLAVWIFSLLNVLTRVLLLLNFPFDELETLQMHEQCGSTSMLLLPVSDHYRTASTSFLFTLASLTIVFSYIGVMVAARSSSTDKESTHKAQKTLLLHLVQLGLTLLSGIHTTVLMFLYRVTSWITFIRMQSFMFVVFFLIPRCMGSLIYGLRDQTIRAVLAYYLYYLCCPLKVAAAPVKAMLVS, encoded by the exons atggcagtgtCAG GGCTGAGGAGTTTAAGAGAGCAGGAAGTGTGCTGCTGCTCCTGGACATTTAGAGTTCCATGTTGTCTTTGTGTGTCCATGTTAAGACAAGCTTTGTCCCAGTCCAACGTGACGCGTTTGGGTTTGGTGGAGCGAGTGTTGTCGTGTAGCATTGCCTCCCTCAGCTTTTTGGTATTTCTCTTCATCAATGGGATTATGATGTTCACCTTGAGAAGTAAACCTGTGTTTCGGGAGACATCTCGCTACATCCTGCTGTTTCACCTCCTCCTGGCAGACACGCTGCAGATGGCAATCACCCAGTTGTTGTATCTCATGCACATGTGTCGGATCATCATCACATACCCTCAGTGTGGCGTACTGATCATGCTGGCCTACCTGACCAATGATATCTCTCCTCTGGTGCTGGTGGTGATGTCGCTGGAGAGATATGTGGCTGTGTGCCACCCTCTCAGACACGCCTCCATCATCACCGCCAAGAACACGGGGACTGTCGTGCTCGCTGTTTGGATCTTTTCCTTACTTAATGTTCTCACTCGAGTGCTTTTGCTGTTAAACTTCCCTTTTGATGAGCTGGAGACTCTGCAAATGCATGAACAGTGTGGCAGCACCAGCATGTTGCTGCTGCCTGTGTCTGATCATTACAGAACAGCCTCCACAAGTTTTCTGTTCACCTTGGCAAGCTTGACCATTGTTTTTAGCTACATCGGAGTGATGGTGGCCGCCAGGTCGTCATCCACGGACAAGGAGTCGACCCATAAAGCTCAGAAGACGCTGCTGCTGCACCTCGTACAGCTGGGCCTCACCCTCTTGTCAGGCATCCACACTACTGTCCTCATGTTTTTGTATAGGGTTACTTCCTGGATTACCTTTATACGAATGCAGTCTTTCatgtttgtggttttttttttaatacccaGATGTATGGGTTCTCTCATCTACGGGCTGAGAGATCAAACGATCAGGGCCGTCCTCGCATACTATCTCTACTATCTCTGCTGTCCGCTCAAAGTGGCAGCCGCTCCTGTCAAAGCCATGCTTGTGTCCTGA
- the LOC131138426 gene encoding trafficking protein particle complex subunit 14-like isoform X2, with translation MVQMMESQCEYFMYFPAVPITDLSDPARYRTLPRRSHLYLGETVRFLLVLRCRDARATPTEQGHGDAPSAGFGTESSSSRAWRELAGSLCAVASVSPGESSRHRANQHYHDYASSGDEGADEGEEDYIAAAEAAIAALGSRMDSRCRPFRDCKPLLIHNSCGSAARDFRRVPLQSPLDDPVVLADEVIFPLTVSLDKLPVSTVKVKVMVTVWKKEAEQVEVQELGYLSVLQQRDPSHTFRHDLNTFKAQVSTTLTVLPPPAIRCKLMSVSGRHLAVLKVLNNSSQEEVSVRDVRILPDLNASYLPMMPDGSVLLVDNVCHHSGEVGMASFCKVDSVACCLPSMLGALEEHDFLFQLHLNDMPQDESNEGMEVPLVAVLQWSTPKMPFTNCIYTHYRLPSVRLDRPRFVMTASCPSTVNVKEHFKVKYVLLNNLQDFLSVRLVWTPEGRGQSEDATLAAVVCHTPFSNLGHCRKGSTLSFSVAFQILRPGLYELSQHMKLKLQFTASVANPPPDARPLSRKNSPSSPAVRDLLDRHQASLGRSQSFSHQQPSRSHIMRTGSAMERRAITPPVGSPVGRPLYLPPQDKSLLSLDKIAKRECKVLVVDPSHEGDV, from the exons ATGGTGCAGATGATGGAGTCTCAGTGCgagtatttcatgtattttccgGCAGTTCCCATCACGGACCTGTCCGACCCGGCCCGGTACCGAACACTTCCCCGGCGGAGCCACCTCTATCTGGGGGAGACGGTCCGCTTCCTCCTGGTGCTGCGATGCAGGGACGCAAGGGCGACGCCGACCGAGCAGGGCCACG GAGACGCTCCGTCAGCAGGTTTCGGGACCGAGTCGTCCAGCAGTCGGGCCTGGAGAGAGCTGGCTGGATCGTTGTGTGCCGTGGCCAGCGTGAGTCCAGGTGAGAGCAGCCGCCATCGGGCCAACCAGCACTACCACGACTATGCCAGCAGTGGGGACGAGGGTGCGGATGAGGGTGAGGAGGACTACATTGCGGCGGCTGAGGCAGCCATCGCGGCGCTGGGGAGCAGGATGGACTCGCGTTGTCGGCCCTTCCGAGACTGCAAGCCTTTGCTGATACACAACTCATGCGGCTCTGCGGCGAGGGACTTCCGCAGGGTGCCACTTCAG TCTCCACTGGACGACCCAGTAGTTCTGGCAGATGAAGTAATCTTCCCGCTCACGGTCTCCTTGGACAAACTCCCCGTCAGCACCGTAAAAGTCAAG GTGATGGTCACGGTGTGGAAGAAGGAGGCGGAGCAAGTGGAGGTGCAGGAGTTAGGCTACCTGAGTGTCCTACAGCAACGGGACCCATCACACACCTTCAGACACGACCTGAACACTTTCAAGGCTCAAG TGAGCACAACCCTCACCGTCCTGCCGCCACCCGCCATCCGCTGCAAGCTGATGAGTGTCTCAGGGCGCCATCTGGCTGTCCTCAAAg TGCTGAACAATTCATCACAGGAGGAGGTGAGTGTGCGGGATGTTCGTATTCTACCGGACCTCAACGCCTCGTACCTACCAATGATGCCCGACGGCTCTGTGCTACTGGTGGACAATGTGTG CCACCATTCTGGTGAGGTGGGCATGGCGTCTTTCTGCAAGGTCGACAGTGTGGCTTGCTGCCTTCCTAGCATGCTCGGTGCCTTGGAGGagcatgacttcctgttccagCTGCACTTGAACGACATGCCTCAGGATGAGTCCAATGAG GGGATGGAGGTTCCTCTCGTAGCTGTGCTGCAGTGGTCAACTCCCAAGATGCCATTCACCAACTGTATCTACACTCACTACAG GTTGCCTAGTGTCCGTCTGGACCGCCCAAGGTTTGTGATGACGGCCAGTTGTCCGAGCACCGTCAATGTCAAGGAGCACTTTAAAGTCAAATACGTACTGCTCAACAACCTGCAGGACTTCCTGTCGGTGCGACTTGTGTGGACTCCAGAAG gTCGTGGTCAGAGCGAGGACGCCACGCTGGCAGCGGTTGTCTGCCACACTCCCTTCAGTAACCTGGGCCACTGTCGCAAAGGAAGCACCCTGTCCTTCAGTGTGGCCTTCCAGATCCTCAGACCAGGACTGTATGAG CTGAGTCAGCACATGAAGCTCAAACTCCAGTTCACCGCATCTGTCGCTAACCCGCCGCCTGACGCTAGGCCGCTCTCAC GTAAAAACAGCCCATCCAGTCCGGCAGTCCGAGACCTGCTGGACCGTCACCAGGCCAGTTTGGGTCGATCCCAGTCCTTCTCCCACCAGCAGCCGTCTCGCTCCCACATCATGAG GACGGGCAGCGCCATGGAGCGGCGTGCCATCACACCTCCTGTGGGCTCTCCTGTGGGTCGGCCACTGTACTTGCCACCGCAGGACAAAAGCCTACTATCATTGGACAAGATCGCCAAGAGGGAGTGTAAAGTTTTGGTGGTGGATCCTAGCCACGAGGGTGACGTCTAA